Proteins encoded by one window of uncultured Draconibacterium sp.:
- a CDS encoding alpha/beta hydrolase-fold protein yields the protein MKKYISTLIVFFVFSLTLCLAQSEKPVIKEDFKPSVLNQPGKEYPMVNSQGYARFRIEAPEAQSVVVSLGLGGTRGGTPLAKNDEGVWMGTTAGPMDEGFHYYHVTIDGGVFNDPGALNYYGSVRWESGIEIPAHDQDFYALKNVPHGHVQQVLFPSPSTETSRRAFVYTPPGYDKNQSERYPVLYLQHGWGEDETAWMNQGRANLIMDNLIAKGKIDPFIIVNTYGMTNEIKFGGLRNFDITPFQTVLVDELIPYVDEHFRTIPDQAHRAMAGLSMGGMETKDITLNKPEVFSHYALLSGGVYAPEDLKDHSNLKLVFISCGSKERPEAVKNAAATLKDAGINAVSYVSEGTAHEFQTWRRSLYQLAPLLFKE from the coding sequence ATGAAAAAATATATCTCAACCCTAATAGTGTTCTTTGTTTTCTCACTAACACTTTGTCTCGCTCAAAGCGAAAAGCCGGTCATAAAGGAAGACTTTAAACCCTCAGTTTTAAACCAACCCGGGAAAGAATACCCAATGGTAAATTCGCAGGGCTACGCGCGTTTCCGTATTGAAGCTCCCGAAGCACAAAGTGTGGTGGTAAGTCTTGGTTTAGGTGGAACAAGAGGCGGAACTCCGCTTGCAAAAAACGATGAGGGCGTATGGATGGGAACCACTGCCGGCCCAATGGACGAAGGTTTTCATTATTACCATGTAACCATTGATGGTGGTGTTTTTAACGATCCGGGAGCATTGAACTACTACGGTTCTGTACGTTGGGAGAGCGGAATCGAAATTCCGGCTCACGACCAGGATTTTTACGCGCTGAAAAATGTTCCTCACGGTCATGTTCAGCAGGTACTTTTTCCTTCGCCAAGTACCGAAACTTCGCGCAGGGCTTTTGTTTATACACCTCCGGGTTACGATAAAAACCAGTCAGAACGTTACCCGGTGCTTTACCTGCAACACGGCTGGGGCGAAGATGAAACCGCGTGGATGAACCAGGGGCGTGCGAACCTGATTATGGACAACCTGATTGCCAAAGGTAAAATCGATCCGTTTATTATTGTGAATACCTACGGAATGACCAACGAAATCAAATTTGGTGGCCTGCGCAATTTTGATATTACGCCGTTTCAAACCGTTTTGGTTGATGAACTGATTCCATACGTTGATGAGCATTTCCGCACGATTCCCGATCAGGCACACCGCGCTATGGCCGGCCTGTCGATGGGTGGTATGGAAACAAAAGATATCACTTTAAACAAACCGGAAGTGTTTTCGCATTATGCGCTGTTAAGCGGTGGTGTTTATGCTCCTGAAGATTTGAAAGACCATTCGAACCTGAAATTGGTATTTATCAGCTGCGGGAGTAAAGAGCGTCCAGAGGCGGTGAAAAATGCCGCTGCTACTTTAAAAGATGCCGGAATTAATGCGGTTTCGTATGTTTCGGAAGGTACTGCCCACGAGTTTCAAACCTGGCGCAGAAGTTTGTATCAATTGGCTCCGCTGCTTTTTAAAGAATAA
- a CDS encoding alpha/beta hydrolase-fold protein — protein MKNTILFIAALFISGICAAQDVVEDFQPSSVNQPGKEFPQVNSEGRVRAQISAPEANNVRLDIGGVKYEMVKDENGVWTGESEPQDVGFHYYQLNIDGASVPDPGTNYFYGAGRWGSGIEIPADDQDIYALKDVPHGLVSEQNYFSEITQAFRRCFVYTPAEYAENPEKSYPVLYLQHGSFEDETGWASQGHANRILDNLIAAQKAVPMIIVMDNGYAFKPQSSGGGRPAMVFEEVMMNEIIPMIDKRFRTIADREHRAIAGLSMGANQTMRICMNNLNKFAYYGGFSGTSNYPSSDEINVETFLNGAFKNGKAVNEQLKVLWLGLGTKEPEPFPGSVGAFRNMLEKQGIDYVYYESPETAHEWQTWRRSLHQYAQLLFK, from the coding sequence ATGAAGAATACAATTTTATTTATTGCGGCTTTATTCATCAGCGGAATTTGTGCCGCTCAGGATGTGGTTGAGGATTTTCAACCGTCATCGGTAAATCAGCCCGGCAAAGAATTTCCTCAGGTGAATTCCGAAGGCCGGGTTCGTGCACAGATTTCGGCACCCGAAGCCAATAATGTGAGGCTCGATATTGGCGGCGTAAAATATGAAATGGTAAAAGATGAAAACGGTGTGTGGACAGGCGAATCGGAACCTCAGGATGTTGGTTTTCATTATTACCAGCTGAACATTGATGGCGCATCAGTTCCCGATCCCGGAACCAACTATTTTTACGGTGCCGGCCGCTGGGGAAGTGGTATTGAAATTCCAGCCGACGACCAGGATATTTACGCGCTAAAAGATGTTCCACACGGTTTGGTAAGCGAGCAAAACTATTTCTCAGAAATTACACAGGCATTTCGACGTTGTTTTGTTTATACGCCTGCCGAATATGCTGAAAATCCTGAAAAAAGTTATCCGGTACTTTACCTGCAGCACGGAAGTTTTGAAGACGAAACCGGATGGGCAAGTCAGGGACATGCCAATCGCATTTTGGATAACCTGATTGCAGCGCAGAAAGCGGTACCCATGATTATTGTTATGGACAATGGCTATGCTTTTAAACCACAAAGTTCAGGCGGCGGTCGTCCGGCGATGGTTTTCGAAGAAGTGATGATGAACGAAATCATTCCGATGATCGATAAACGCTTTCGAACAATTGCTGATCGTGAACATCGCGCTATTGCGGGCTTGTCGATGGGCGCCAATCAAACAATGCGGATTTGTATGAACAACCTCAATAAATTTGCGTATTACGGCGGTTTTAGCGGCACTTCAAATTACCCTAGTTCGGACGAAATTAATGTGGAAACGTTCTTAAACGGAGCCTTCAAAAACGGGAAAGCTGTAAATGAGCAGCTAAAAGTTTTATGGTTGGGTTTGGGAACCAAAGAACCCGAACCATTTCCCGGCTCAGTTGGTGCTTTCCGCAACATGCTCGAAAAACAAGGCATCGATTATGTGTATTACGAATCGCCCGAGACTGCCCACGAGTGGCAAACCTGGCGGCGCAGTTTGCATCAGTATGCGCAGTTGCTTTTCAAATAA
- a CDS encoding alpha/beta hydrolase-fold protein, whose protein sequence is MNDLLNKTNFKRTKLLLVFCLLAGFVSAQMPENGIPAPTNNNANQCPCIMPDNSVVFQVKAPNAQKVQIDLGKKYDMEKGADGIWSVQTEPIVPGFHYYFLVIDDVPVADPASQSFYGTGKMTSAIDIPEKGVDFYTIKDVPHGALSSKYYYSEYTKSWRRLFVYTPPGYDKNTRKKYPVVYIQHGGGEDETGWAVQGKTDIILDNLIAEGKAKPMIVVISNGNVRALGGGFGGYSSKGMAPFKEEMTKNIVPFIDTNYRTLVGAENRAICGLSMGGGQSFYVGLESPEYFGAVGVFSTGLFGGIRTSGSGFDAEKEIPGLLSESEKFNKNLELFYISCGEQDMRIEHTKKAVKTMRDNGLEVEFNSFPGDHEWQVWRKSLHDFASRVFQ, encoded by the coding sequence ATGAACGACTTACTCAATAAAACAAATTTCAAACGAACAAAGCTGTTGCTGGTGTTTTGTTTACTGGCAGGTTTTGTTTCGGCGCAAATGCCCGAAAATGGCATTCCGGCACCTACCAACAACAACGCCAACCAGTGCCCGTGCATCATGCCAGATAACTCGGTGGTGTTTCAGGTAAAAGCGCCCAATGCCCAAAAAGTGCAGATCGACCTTGGTAAAAAGTACGACATGGAAAAAGGTGCAGATGGAATATGGTCGGTTCAAACAGAGCCTATTGTTCCCGGCTTTCATTATTACTTTTTGGTGATTGATGATGTGCCGGTAGCCGATCCGGCCAGCCAGTCGTTTTACGGAACCGGAAAAATGACCAGCGCCATTGATATTCCTGAAAAGGGAGTTGATTTTTACACGATAAAAGATGTTCCGCATGGCGCTTTAAGTTCGAAATACTACTATTCGGAATACACCAAAAGCTGGAGACGCCTCTTTGTTTATACACCTCCTGGCTACGATAAAAATACCCGCAAAAAGTATCCGGTGGTTTATATTCAGCACGGTGGCGGCGAAGATGAAACCGGCTGGGCTGTGCAGGGAAAAACCGACATTATACTCGATAACCTGATTGCCGAAGGAAAAGCAAAACCAATGATCGTGGTCATTTCGAACGGAAATGTTAGGGCACTTGGCGGAGGTTTTGGCGGTTACAGCAGCAAGGGAATGGCTCCTTTCAAAGAAGAAATGACGAAGAATATTGTTCCGTTTATCGATACAAATTACCGCACGCTGGTTGGTGCTGAGAATCGTGCTATTTGCGGACTCTCAATGGGAGGCGGGCAATCATTTTATGTGGGATTGGAAAGTCCTGAATATTTTGGCGCTGTTGGTGTATTTAGCACCGGACTGTTTGGGGGAATCAGAACCTCGGGAAGTGGTTTTGATGCCGAAAAAGAAATTCCCGGACTTTTATCCGAGTCTGAAAAATTCAATAAAAACCTGGAGTTATTCTATATTTCGTGTGGCGAGCAGGACATGCGGATTGAACATACCAAAAAGGCGGTAAAAACTATGCGTGATAACGGCCTCGAAGTAGAGTTTAATTCTTTTCCCGGCGACCATGAATGGCAGGTCTGGCGAAAGTCCTTACACGATTTTGCATCAAGAGTATTTCAGTAA
- a CDS encoding alpha/beta hydrolase-fold protein yields MKCTKHLLLVFITALLVSPLVSQAQQANVNLDYNPQKDTEGLIPFSAPLNSPEVHDDHMVTFRLKAPEAKVVTITDGTILSALGRGREPLPLEKGEDGIWSVTVGPFKPDMYAYHFNVDGMQICDPSNTVAAFTAMPPYSQLIVHGDSPAYYDAKNVPHGNVTRHIYHSDVTKGEREMYVYIPPGYDASKKYPVLYLVGGSGELPSNWIYDGRANLILDNLLAEGKAKPMIIAIPNNQVIHRNHPQHTELTFDIFEKELRNHVIPLVDASYSTIQNPKGRAISGLSMGGRHSMFIGFRSLDLFANFGILSAGDVTAETTLEHFLTDPKVNDKVDYLFIGQGTEEAKGFFSRRVDGLCKALDNHNIEYEYYVGGSGGHDWSTWRHLLYYRFLPNLWK; encoded by the coding sequence ATGAAATGTACAAAACATCTGTTGCTGGTTTTTATAACTGCTTTGTTGGTGTCCCCACTAGTTTCACAAGCACAGCAGGCCAATGTTAACCTCGATTATAATCCGCAAAAAGACACCGAAGGATTGATTCCTTTTAGTGCGCCTTTAAATTCGCCCGAAGTGCACGACGACCATATGGTGACTTTCCGCTTAAAAGCACCCGAAGCCAAGGTTGTTACCATTACCGATGGAACAATTCTTTCGGCACTTGGCAGAGGTCGTGAGCCACTTCCGCTCGAAAAAGGAGAAGATGGAATTTGGTCGGTAACCGTGGGGCCTTTTAAACCCGATATGTATGCTTACCATTTTAACGTTGATGGCATGCAAATTTGCGATCCGAGCAATACAGTGGCTGCTTTTACGGCCATGCCGCCTTATAGTCAGTTGATAGTCCACGGCGACAGCCCGGCGTATTACGACGCCAAAAACGTACCTCACGGAAACGTTACGCGCCACATTTATCATTCGGATGTTACCAAAGGCGAACGCGAAATGTATGTATATATACCTCCGGGTTACGATGCATCTAAAAAATATCCTGTACTTTACCTTGTGGGCGGTAGTGGCGAATTGCCATCAAACTGGATTTACGATGGTCGTGCCAACCTCATTCTGGATAATTTGCTGGCCGAAGGGAAAGCGAAACCGATGATTATCGCTATACCAAACAACCAGGTCATTCACCGAAACCATCCGCAGCATACCGAACTCACTTTCGATATTTTTGAAAAAGAACTGCGTAACCATGTTATTCCTTTGGTGGATGCAAGTTACAGCACCATTCAAAATCCAAAAGGACGCGCGATTTCAGGTTTGTCGATGGGCGGACGACACAGTATGTTTATCGGCTTCCGTTCGCTCGATTTGTTCGCGAATTTTGGAATTTTAAGTGCCGGAGATGTAACCGCTGAAACTACACTTGAACATTTTCTGACCGATCCGAAGGTAAACGACAAAGTAGATTATCTTTTTATCGGACAGGGAACGGAAGAAGCCAAAGGATTTTTTAGCCGGCGGGTTGATGGATTGTGTAAGGCGCTCGACAATCACAACATCGAATACGAATATTATGTGGGCGGCAGTGGTGGCCATGACTGGTCAACCTGGAGGCACTTGTTGTATTACAGGTTTTTGCCAAATCTTTGGAAATAG
- a CDS encoding carboxylesterase family protein: protein MKKTFYLIAIAIIVIMNACSQLPPEQVKVEQGIVEGTIEDGLRVFKGVPFAAPPVGDLRWKAPQPVEKWEGVKETKEFGPSPMQGGNPPAGKSEDCLYLNIWTPAMSAEEKLPVLVWIYGGGFSGGATSYYDGTTLAKEGVVLVSVAYRVNQFGFLAHPELSAESPNHVSGNYGILDQIAGLQWIQDNIAAFGGDPSKVTIFGESAGGISVSMLCASPLAKGLFSAAISQSGGSFGPTRPTTFPGENMKTLEKAEAEGVEYMQKAGVSSLAELRALDADEVPSGFGMAGGWPIVDGFVIPDDQYKLYEEGKYNDVPVLIGYNSDEGASFSREREPEQYYAGVRTRYGKFADQLIEAYPAGENTVPKTARDLARDAAFGWHTWSWARLQSETGQSDVYLYYFDQHPDYPEDSPRYGYGSPHGQDVAFVFGLNPEDQHENESDLALSEVMVDYWTNFAKYGNPNGEGVPEWPAFSNENRDVMYLKGATPFVGEVPSAASLEVLNEYFEWRRSPEGKEWVNSLE, encoded by the coding sequence ATGAAAAAAACATTCTATTTAATTGCAATCGCAATCATCGTTATTATGAATGCTTGTTCTCAGCTTCCTCCCGAGCAGGTGAAAGTTGAGCAGGGAATTGTAGAAGGAACCATTGAAGATGGACTTCGGGTTTTTAAAGGCGTACCGTTTGCCGCACCTCCGGTTGGCGATTTGCGCTGGAAAGCTCCACAACCTGTCGAAAAATGGGAAGGCGTAAAAGAAACCAAAGAATTTGGGCCATCTCCCATGCAGGGGGGTAATCCTCCGGCCGGAAAAAGCGAAGACTGTCTGTACCTGAACATCTGGACTCCGGCCATGTCGGCCGAAGAAAAACTACCCGTGTTGGTTTGGATTTACGGCGGTGGTTTTAGTGGCGGCGCAACTTCCTATTACGACGGAACGACACTGGCAAAAGAAGGAGTAGTTTTGGTAAGTGTTGCTTACCGTGTAAATCAGTTTGGCTTTTTGGCGCATCCTGAACTGAGTGCCGAAAGCCCAAACCATGTTTCAGGAAACTACGGAATTCTCGACCAGATTGCCGGTTTACAATGGATACAGGATAACATTGCTGCTTTTGGTGGCGATCCTTCGAAAGTGACCATTTTTGGCGAATCGGCCGGAGGTATTTCGGTAAGTATGTTGTGTGCATCGCCTTTGGCAAAAGGCCTGTTTAGCGCTGCCATTTCGCAAAGTGGCGGTTCGTTTGGGCCAACCCGTCCAACAACTTTCCCGGGCGAGAACATGAAAACGCTGGAAAAAGCAGAAGCCGAAGGGGTGGAGTACATGCAAAAAGCAGGTGTTTCCAGTCTGGCTGAACTTCGTGCTTTGGATGCCGACGAAGTGCCAAGCGGTTTTGGTATGGCCGGCGGATGGCCAATTGTTGATGGATTTGTAATCCCCGACGATCAGTATAAACTGTACGAAGAAGGAAAATACAACGATGTGCCTGTGCTTATCGGTTACAATTCGGATGAGGGAGCAAGTTTCTCGCGCGAAAGAGAACCCGAACAATATTATGCCGGGGTACGAACACGCTACGGAAAATTTGCTGACCAGTTAATTGAAGCTTATCCTGCCGGTGAAAACACGGTTCCTAAAACCGCACGCGACCTGGCTCGCGATGCCGCTTTTGGCTGGCATACCTGGAGTTGGGCACGTTTGCAATCGGAAACCGGACAATCGGATGTGTATCTGTACTATTTCGATCAGCATCCCGATTATCCTGAAGATTCTCCTCGTTACGGTTATGGCTCGCCTCACGGACAGGATGTTGCTTTTGTTTTCGGTCTGAATCCGGAAGATCAGCATGAGAACGAGTCTGATCTGGCTCTTTCGGAAGTAATGGTTGATTACTGGACCAACTTTGCAAAATACGGTAACCCGAATGGCGAAGGAGTTCCTGAATGGCCGGCTTTCAGCAACGAAAATCGCGATGTGATGTACCTGAAAGGAGCAACACCTTTTGTGGGCGAGGTTCCAAGTGCAGCATCGTTAGAAGTGCTTAACGAGTACTTTGAGTGGCGACGTTCGCCCGAAGGCAAAGAATGGGTAAATAGCCTGGAATAA